A genomic region of Rhizobium indicum contains the following coding sequences:
- a CDS encoding class I SAM-dependent methyltransferase, translating into MTEINETTLNELVGRVLGDLGGAVSVPLVRIGDALGLYRSLKEIGPVKADELADASGCAPRYVREWLAAQAASGYVHHERGLFSLTPEQAFVFAEPDSPVNLIGAFDTAAAMVENQPKVQSAFKTGRGVAWGDQAGCMFCAVARLFRPGYVNALVQDWLPALDGVTDRLKTGAKVADVGCGHGLSTILMAQAFPNSRFVGYDFHPGSIVAASAHAQAHGLTNLHFEVGRAQDFDGRDFDLITCFDCLHDMGDPKAAAAHIRKALKEGGVWMVVEPMAGDTLEENINPVGRLYYSASTMICVPTSLAQETGLALGAQAGERRLAEVIRSGGFTHIRRAAQTPLNMILEAT; encoded by the coding sequence GCGTGCCGCTGGTCCGGATAGGAGATGCTCTCGGACTATACAGGTCGCTTAAGGAGATCGGGCCGGTGAAGGCCGACGAACTTGCCGATGCCTCGGGATGCGCACCTCGCTATGTGCGCGAGTGGCTGGCGGCGCAGGCTGCCTCGGGTTATGTGCACCATGAGCGAGGATTGTTCTCGCTGACCCCCGAACAGGCCTTCGTGTTTGCCGAGCCGGACAGCCCGGTCAATCTGATCGGCGCGTTCGATACCGCTGCTGCGATGGTCGAGAACCAGCCGAAGGTGCAGTCCGCCTTCAAAACCGGCCGAGGCGTTGCCTGGGGCGATCAGGCTGGCTGCATGTTCTGCGCTGTCGCGCGGCTGTTCCGCCCGGGTTATGTCAATGCCCTTGTGCAGGACTGGCTGCCGGCGCTCGACGGTGTCACCGACAGGTTGAAAACGGGTGCGAAGGTGGCGGACGTCGGATGTGGGCACGGGCTATCGACGATCCTGATGGCGCAGGCGTTTCCCAATTCCCGGTTTGTGGGCTACGACTTCCATCCAGGCTCGATTGTTGCTGCGTCCGCGCACGCCCAGGCACACGGTTTGACGAACCTGCACTTCGAGGTCGGCAGGGCGCAGGACTTCGACGGCCGAGATTTCGATTTGATCACCTGCTTCGACTGCTTGCACGACATGGGCGACCCGAAAGCCGCTGCGGCTCATATCCGAAAGGCGTTAAAAGAGGGCGGCGTCTGGATGGTGGTCGAACCAATGGCCGGAGATACGCTGGAGGAGAATATCAATCCGGTTGGACGGCTCTACTACTCAGCCTCGACGATGATCTGCGTTCCGACCTCGCTTGCGCAGGAGACAGGGCTGGCACTCGGTGCGCAAGCGGGAGAGCGGCGATTGGCCGAGGTGATCCGCTCAGGCGGTTTCACTCATATCCGGCGTGCAGCCCAGACGCCCCTCAACATGATCCTCGAGGCCACCTGA